A single window of Culicoides brevitarsis isolate CSIRO-B50_1 chromosome 3, AGI_CSIRO_Cbre_v1, whole genome shotgun sequence DNA harbors:
- the LOC134835650 gene encoding uncharacterized protein LOC134835650, with protein sequence MVYDLDESVNITEKILYEPKIGKVKIRPLCYLAALLFIAEDAGQLYLTNINYFGRSDPYYSHVEWPLNLALRVVSIFTAIVLIYGIQMQRSTPIAVFLWTQFEVNMIYIPFYCYKAIEGMLKYGENYQMWGIFVIKCALWWMINSQHNYVKEKECVERGIVKRSTACTKVIRYRLPGQKTSI encoded by the exons atggTGTACGATTTAGACGAATCAGTCAACATAACCGAAAAAATCCTGTATGAACCGAAAATTGGTAAAGTGAAGATTAGGCCGTTATGTTACTTGGCAGCTCTCTTATTTATCGCTGAAGATGCTGGACAACTTTATTTAacgaatattaattattttggacGATCag acccTTATTACAGTCACGTAGAATGGCCCCTAAACCTGGCATTACGAGTCGTATCAATTTTCACCGCTATCGTCTTAATTTACGGCATTCAAATGCAACGATCAACACCAATTGCGGTATTCTTGTGGACCCAATTTGAAGTTAACATGATCTACATTCCATTTTATTGCTACAAAGCAATTGAAGGAATGCTCAAATACGGCGAAAATTACCAAATGTGGGGAATTTTcg tcatCAAATGCGCTCTTTGGTGGATGATAAATTCGCAACATAATTACGTGAAAGAGAAAGAATGCGTTGAACGAGGCATCGTGAAACGATCAACGGCATGCACGAAGGTCATAAGATATCGATTACCAGGACAAAAAACCAGCATTTAA